In one Mauremys mutica isolate MM-2020 ecotype Southern chromosome 3, ASM2049712v1, whole genome shotgun sequence genomic region, the following are encoded:
- the AFTPH gene encoding aftiphilin isoform X1 produces MEPDIIRMYSSSPPPLDNGADEDDDDEFGEFGGFSGVGTSGVGFADFDAPDYSNSKEEFIPTNHFMPIHDYSDNGDSLATFNSVKNGKDKDCIAEHPKPTKELSDISTKTSKEKCKSRTSGTSFDVNLEDVKRIGEQKENMGKAEGFSSEGVRTDMKVTGQDQQIDTCNGEKLPCLEILTNGFAALDSVNPQGIEDLDSVSDSKGLKTTSTHSTELSLDSVPSPAEDFADFAAFSDNETIHLEEPGHKICKVFNEREALNVLENHIINRVAEQSIMKEESSDRSYEYEGETCTEDEQACISETNLVDNEVSSNCEQDSTALEHNDFIICSTPQTTEISIGTTENAENTGRRKYCDSGNSKELDFSRADDSSETESINFTKIQNPTSDPAEETDLGDFEDVKNGESSTEFLSCSDTNEDDFGDFGTVSGASPAFISDTQESVNDLSLEDSSEQSAHFSEPSGKFGEFRDINIVLTVDKQKLDQSELNQTLEYRATNTLSDLEVPPLAELENGKNSEFGEFDSVPTPQDECSAFQDSDDFADFSSAGCNQAAEWNAFEDEQKESCCWAAFGDEQAAESHYRKETWQSHRTDPSLSIDSPVTRQTDDVALASFQEAASRRESAPSIQTTLLSRLERIFEVCFPSIPVLEIEEEIISLNLFLEASNKQMRTGETLANSGELMEVWTELQDIHDSYGLRYQWGGSHSNKKLLCSLGIDTRNILFTGNKKQPVIVPMYAAGLGMLEPTKEPLKPISAAEKIASIGQTTPVSPEMSTCTSDQFQESLPPVQFDWSSSGLTNPLDASGGSTLLNLDFFGPVDDSSSSSTTTMPGVDPELYELTTSKLETSNTSSKVTDAFARLMSTVEKASTSTRKPKKEEHLSEEAAKVISSLPDLTFMHAKVLMFPATLTPSTRCQEKVD; encoded by the exons ATGGAACCAGACATAATTCGGATGTactcttcttcccctcctccactagACAATGGTGCTGATGAGGATGACGATGATGAATTTGGGGAATttggtggattctctggtgttGGCACTTCTGGCGTAGGTTTTGCTGATTTTGATGCACCAGACTACAGTAATTCAAAGGAGGAATTTATACCCACAAACCATTTTATGCCAATTCATGATTACTCTGACAATGGAGATAGCCTTGCAACCTTTAACTCTGTTAAAAATGGTAAAGATAAAGACTGCATTGCAGAACATCCTAAACCCACTAAAGAACTCTCTGATATATCAACTAAAACCagcaaagaaaaatgtaaatctAGAACTTCAGGTACGTCCTTTGATGTTAATCTGGAAGATGTAAAGAGAATAGGGGAACAAAAAGAGAACATGGGAAAAGCAGAGGGTTTCTCCTCTGAAGGCGTTAGAACTGATATGAAAGTTACAGGCCAGGACCAGCAAATAGACACTTGTAATGGTGAGAAACTCCCATGTCTAGAGATTCTAACAAATGGTTTTGCAGCATTGGATTCTGTAAATCCTCAGGGAATAGAAGATCTGGACAGCGTCAGTGACTCAAAGGGACTAAAAACTACTAGCACTCATAGCACTGAGTTAAGTTTAGACTCTGTGCCCAGCCCAGCTGAGGATTTTGCAGATTTTGCTGCATTCTCAGACAATGAAACAATCCATTTAGAAGAACCAGGACATAAAATATGCAAAGTTTTTAATGAAAGAGAAGCACTGAATGTACTGGAAAACCATATAATAAATAGAGTGGCTGAACAAAGTATTATGAAGGAAGAGTCTTCAGATAGAAGCTACGAATATGAAGGAGAGACTTGCACTGAAGATGAGCAGGCTTGCATTTCAGAAACCAATTTAGTAGATAATGAAGTCAGTAGTAATTGTGAGCAGGACTCTACAGCACTGGAACATAATGACTTCATCATTTGTAGCACACCTCAAACAACTGAGATTTCAATAGGCACTactgaaaatgcagaaaacactGGAAGGCGAAAATATTGTGACAGTGGGAACAGCAAAGAACTTGATTTTTCTAGGGCTGATGATTCTTCAGAAACAGAAAGTATCAACTTTACTAAAATTCAAAACCCCACCAGTGATCCGGCAGAAGAAACTGATTTGGGTGATTTTGAAGATGTAAAGAATGGTGAAAGTAGCACTGAATTTCTGTCTTGTAGTGATACAAATGAAGATGATTTTGGTGATTTTGGCACAGTCAGTGGTGCATCTCCTGCTTTTATTAGTGATACTCAAGAGTCAGTGAATGATTTAAGTTTAGAAGACTCTTCTGAACAATCTGCACACTTCAGTGAGCCAAGTGGTAAATTTGGTGAGTTTAGGGATATAAATATTGTGTTAACTGTTGACAAACAAAAATTAGATCAGTCTGAACTAAATCAGACATTAGAATATAGAGCTACCAATACGCTTTCTGACTTGGAAGTCCCACCTCTTGCTGAGTTGGAAAATGGAAAGAATAGTGAATTTGGAGAGTTTGATTCAGTGCCAACACCTCAAGATGAGTGCAGTGCTTTTCAGGACTCTGACGATTTTGCAGACTTTAGTTCAGCTGGTTGTAACCAAGCTGCAGAGTGGAATGCTTTTGAAGATGAACAGAAAGAAAGCTGTTGTTGGGCTGCTTTTGGAGATGAACAAGCTGCTGAATCTCATTATAGAAAAGAGACATGGCAGTCACATAGGACAGATCCATCTCTTAGTATTGACAGCCCGGTGACCCGTCAGACTGATGATGTTGCTTTGGCATCTTTCCAGGAAGCTGCTAGTAGGCGAGAATCAGCACCTTCAATTCAG ACAACATTGCTAAGCCGTCTGGAGCGAATATTTGAAGTTTGCTTTCCTTCCATACCTGTTCTTGAAATAGAAGAAGAGATAATTTCCTTGAACCTTTTTCTGGAAGCAAGCAACAAACAGATGAGAACAGGGGAGACTTTGGCTAACAGTGG GGAACTTATGGAAGTGTGGACAGAGCTGCAGGATATCCATGATTCGTATGGATTGAGATATCAGTGGGGTGGCTCCCACAGCAACAAAAAGCTTTTATGCTCCTTGGGAATTGACACAAGAAATATT CTCTTTACAGGCAACAAGAAGCAGCCTGTTATTGTACCCATGTATGCAGCAGGACTG GGTATGCTAGAGCCTACCAAGGAACCTCTGAAACCAATATCTGCTGCAGAAAAAATAGCTTCCATAGGACAGACTACCCCTGTATCACCAGAGATGAGCACATGTACATCTGATCAGTTCCAG GAATCTCTACCACCTGTCCAGTTTGACTGGAGTAGCAGTGGCCTTACTAACCCTTTAGATG CTAGTGGAGGTTCCACTCTTCTGAACCTTGATTTCTTTGGGCCCGTGGATGACAGTAGCTCTAGCAGCACGACCACAATGCCAG GTGTGGATCCAGAGTTGTATGAGTTGACAACTTCAAAACTGGAAACCTCCAATACAAGCAGCAAAGTGACTGATGCATTTGCAAGGCTCATGTCCACAGTAGAGAAGGCAAGCACATCTACAAG
- the AFTPH gene encoding aftiphilin isoform X2: MEPDIIRMYSSSPPPLDNGADEDDDDEFGEFGGFSGVGTSGVGFADFDAPDYSNSKEEFIPTNHFMPIHDYSDNGDSLATFNSVKNGKDKDCIAEHPKPTKELSDISTKTSKEKCKSRTSGTSFDVNLEDVKRIGEQKENMGKAEGFSSEGVRTDMKVTGQDQQIDTCNGEKLPCLEILTNGFAALDSVNPQGIEDLDSVSDSKGLKTTSTHSTELSLDSVPSPAEDFADFAAFSDNETIHLEEPGHKICKVFNEREALNVLENHIINRVAEQSIMKEESSDRSYEYEGETCTEDEQACISETNLVDNEVSSNCEQDSTALEHNDFIICSTPQTTEISIGTTENAENTGRRKYCDSGNSKELDFSRADDSSETESINFTKIQNPTSDPAEETDLGDFEDVKNGESSTEFLSCSDTNEDDFGDFGTVSGASPAFISDTQESVNDLSLEDSSEQSAHFSEPSGKFGEFRDINIVLTVDKQKLDQSELNQTLEYRATNTLSDLEVPPLAELENGKNSEFGEFDSVPTPQDECSAFQDSDDFADFSSAGCNQAAEWNAFEDEQKESCCWAAFGDEQAAESHYRKETWQSHRTDPSLSIDSPVTRQTDDVALASFQEAASRRESAPSIQTTLLSRLERIFEVCFPSIPVLEIEEEIISLNLFLEASNKQMRTGETLANSGELMEVWTELQDIHDSYGLRYQWGGSHSNKKLLCSLGIDTRNILFTGNKKQPVIVPMYAAGLGMLEPTKEPLKPISAAEKIASIGQTTPVSPEMSTCTSDQFQESLPPVQFDWSSSGLTNPLDGVDPELYELTTSKLETSNTSSKVTDAFARLMSTVEKASTSTRKPKKEEHLSEEAAKVISSLPDLTFMHAKVLMFPATLTPSTRCQEKVD; the protein is encoded by the exons ATGGAACCAGACATAATTCGGATGTactcttcttcccctcctccactagACAATGGTGCTGATGAGGATGACGATGATGAATTTGGGGAATttggtggattctctggtgttGGCACTTCTGGCGTAGGTTTTGCTGATTTTGATGCACCAGACTACAGTAATTCAAAGGAGGAATTTATACCCACAAACCATTTTATGCCAATTCATGATTACTCTGACAATGGAGATAGCCTTGCAACCTTTAACTCTGTTAAAAATGGTAAAGATAAAGACTGCATTGCAGAACATCCTAAACCCACTAAAGAACTCTCTGATATATCAACTAAAACCagcaaagaaaaatgtaaatctAGAACTTCAGGTACGTCCTTTGATGTTAATCTGGAAGATGTAAAGAGAATAGGGGAACAAAAAGAGAACATGGGAAAAGCAGAGGGTTTCTCCTCTGAAGGCGTTAGAACTGATATGAAAGTTACAGGCCAGGACCAGCAAATAGACACTTGTAATGGTGAGAAACTCCCATGTCTAGAGATTCTAACAAATGGTTTTGCAGCATTGGATTCTGTAAATCCTCAGGGAATAGAAGATCTGGACAGCGTCAGTGACTCAAAGGGACTAAAAACTACTAGCACTCATAGCACTGAGTTAAGTTTAGACTCTGTGCCCAGCCCAGCTGAGGATTTTGCAGATTTTGCTGCATTCTCAGACAATGAAACAATCCATTTAGAAGAACCAGGACATAAAATATGCAAAGTTTTTAATGAAAGAGAAGCACTGAATGTACTGGAAAACCATATAATAAATAGAGTGGCTGAACAAAGTATTATGAAGGAAGAGTCTTCAGATAGAAGCTACGAATATGAAGGAGAGACTTGCACTGAAGATGAGCAGGCTTGCATTTCAGAAACCAATTTAGTAGATAATGAAGTCAGTAGTAATTGTGAGCAGGACTCTACAGCACTGGAACATAATGACTTCATCATTTGTAGCACACCTCAAACAACTGAGATTTCAATAGGCACTactgaaaatgcagaaaacactGGAAGGCGAAAATATTGTGACAGTGGGAACAGCAAAGAACTTGATTTTTCTAGGGCTGATGATTCTTCAGAAACAGAAAGTATCAACTTTACTAAAATTCAAAACCCCACCAGTGATCCGGCAGAAGAAACTGATTTGGGTGATTTTGAAGATGTAAAGAATGGTGAAAGTAGCACTGAATTTCTGTCTTGTAGTGATACAAATGAAGATGATTTTGGTGATTTTGGCACAGTCAGTGGTGCATCTCCTGCTTTTATTAGTGATACTCAAGAGTCAGTGAATGATTTAAGTTTAGAAGACTCTTCTGAACAATCTGCACACTTCAGTGAGCCAAGTGGTAAATTTGGTGAGTTTAGGGATATAAATATTGTGTTAACTGTTGACAAACAAAAATTAGATCAGTCTGAACTAAATCAGACATTAGAATATAGAGCTACCAATACGCTTTCTGACTTGGAAGTCCCACCTCTTGCTGAGTTGGAAAATGGAAAGAATAGTGAATTTGGAGAGTTTGATTCAGTGCCAACACCTCAAGATGAGTGCAGTGCTTTTCAGGACTCTGACGATTTTGCAGACTTTAGTTCAGCTGGTTGTAACCAAGCTGCAGAGTGGAATGCTTTTGAAGATGAACAGAAAGAAAGCTGTTGTTGGGCTGCTTTTGGAGATGAACAAGCTGCTGAATCTCATTATAGAAAAGAGACATGGCAGTCACATAGGACAGATCCATCTCTTAGTATTGACAGCCCGGTGACCCGTCAGACTGATGATGTTGCTTTGGCATCTTTCCAGGAAGCTGCTAGTAGGCGAGAATCAGCACCTTCAATTCAG ACAACATTGCTAAGCCGTCTGGAGCGAATATTTGAAGTTTGCTTTCCTTCCATACCTGTTCTTGAAATAGAAGAAGAGATAATTTCCTTGAACCTTTTTCTGGAAGCAAGCAACAAACAGATGAGAACAGGGGAGACTTTGGCTAACAGTGG GGAACTTATGGAAGTGTGGACAGAGCTGCAGGATATCCATGATTCGTATGGATTGAGATATCAGTGGGGTGGCTCCCACAGCAACAAAAAGCTTTTATGCTCCTTGGGAATTGACACAAGAAATATT CTCTTTACAGGCAACAAGAAGCAGCCTGTTATTGTACCCATGTATGCAGCAGGACTG GGTATGCTAGAGCCTACCAAGGAACCTCTGAAACCAATATCTGCTGCAGAAAAAATAGCTTCCATAGGACAGACTACCCCTGTATCACCAGAGATGAGCACATGTACATCTGATCAGTTCCAG GAATCTCTACCACCTGTCCAGTTTGACTGGAGTAGCAGTGGCCTTACTAACCCTTTAGATG GTGTGGATCCAGAGTTGTATGAGTTGACAACTTCAAAACTGGAAACCTCCAATACAAGCAGCAAAGTGACTGATGCATTTGCAAGGCTCATGTCCACAGTAGAGAAGGCAAGCACATCTACAAG